In Actinomadura citrea, a single window of DNA contains:
- a CDS encoding glycoside hydrolase family 76 protein — translation MTGLKRRTGKGLVSLVTGAVLALAVGTSAASADAGEDRTARARATSAVDAMMGFYDQASGRWQPESPWWQSGNALQALLDYMARTRSTHYLPQVKNTIELQRKPLPWWPQGGGEFRADSTDDTGWWALAMVRMYDLTRDTRYLKIAETDEAYMRRYWDDTCGGGIWWDLPGKTYKNAISNELYLKLAASLHNRIPGDTEYLAHARQAWRWFARSGMINGSHLVNDGLATQSGDCGNNGGTTWTYNQGVILGGLTELHRATGDPSLLATARRIADAVTTDPGLSPRGILTEPCEAAATCNSDQAAFKGIFARNLAELDRVLPGHPYRNYLTTQARSAFTYDRNNADQYGLRWTGPFDQADIARQESAVSLLTAVL, via the coding sequence ATGACCGGACTGAAGCGACGTACGGGAAAGGGCCTGGTCTCCCTCGTGACGGGCGCCGTGCTGGCGCTCGCCGTGGGCACGTCCGCCGCAAGCGCGGACGCGGGCGAGGACAGGACCGCGCGGGCCCGTGCCACATCGGCCGTCGACGCGATGATGGGGTTCTACGACCAGGCGAGCGGACGCTGGCAGCCCGAGAGCCCCTGGTGGCAGTCGGGCAACGCGCTCCAAGCGCTCCTCGACTACATGGCGCGGACCCGCTCGACCCACTACCTGCCCCAGGTGAAGAACACCATCGAGCTCCAGCGCAAGCCGCTGCCCTGGTGGCCGCAGGGCGGCGGCGAGTTCCGCGCGGACTCCACCGACGACACCGGCTGGTGGGCGCTGGCGATGGTCCGCATGTACGACCTCACCCGCGACACCAGGTACCTGAAGATCGCCGAGACCGACGAGGCGTACATGCGCCGGTACTGGGACGACACCTGCGGCGGCGGCATCTGGTGGGACCTGCCCGGGAAGACCTACAAGAACGCCATCAGCAACGAGCTCTACCTCAAACTGGCCGCCTCCCTGCACAACCGGATCCCGGGCGACACCGAGTACCTCGCCCACGCGCGCCAGGCCTGGCGCTGGTTCGCCCGCAGCGGGATGATCAACGGATCCCACCTTGTCAACGACGGCCTGGCGACGCAGAGCGGAGACTGCGGCAACAACGGCGGCACCACCTGGACGTACAACCAGGGCGTGATCCTGGGCGGCCTGACGGAGCTGCACCGCGCCACCGGCGACCCGTCCCTGCTCGCCACCGCCCGGCGGATCGCCGACGCCGTGACCACCGACCCGGGCCTGTCACCGCGCGGAATCCTCACCGAACCCTGCGAGGCCGCCGCCACGTGCAACTCCGACCAGGCGGCGTTCAAGGGCATCTTCGCGCGGAACCTCGCCGAACTCGACCGCGTGCTCCCCGGCCACCCGTACCGGAACTACCTGACGACCCAGGCCCGCTCCGCCTTCACCTACGACCGGAACAACGCCGACCAGTACGGCCTGCGCTGGACGGGCCCGTTCGACCAGGCCGACATCGCCCGCCAGGAGTCCGCCGTAAGCCTGCTCACCGCCGTCCTGTAA
- a CDS encoding TIGR03086 family metal-binding protein, producing MSHLSDAAEAMAAVVRAITDDQLADKTPCTEYDVRALVNHLLFWGPSLAGGGRKESVPQPASAESEVDLAAGDWRGRLLDLLDDITSSWAPPSAWEGETSMGTPHTLPAPVLGDMIVGELALHAWDLSVATGQRLELPADLLAHLHDTVSAGVEQGREMGMYGPQVAVPADAPAFDRILGLTGRDPAWT from the coding sequence ATGTCACATCTGTCCGACGCTGCCGAGGCCATGGCCGCAGTCGTCCGCGCCATCACCGACGACCAGCTCGCCGACAAGACTCCGTGCACCGAGTACGACGTGCGGGCACTGGTCAACCACCTCCTGTTCTGGGGGCCGTCGCTCGCCGGCGGCGGCCGCAAGGAGTCCGTTCCGCAGCCGGCGTCCGCCGAGTCCGAGGTGGACCTGGCGGCCGGCGACTGGCGCGGCCGCCTGCTCGACCTGCTGGACGACATCACCTCGTCGTGGGCGCCGCCGAGCGCCTGGGAGGGCGAGACGAGCATGGGCACGCCGCATACGCTGCCCGCGCCCGTCCTTGGCGACATGATCGTCGGCGAGCTGGCCCTGCACGCCTGGGACCTGTCGGTCGCGACGGGGCAGCGGCTGGAACTGCCCGCCGACCTGCTGGCGCACCTGCACGACACGGTGTCCGCCGGCGTGGAGCAGGGGCGGGAGATGGGCATGTACGGACCGCAGGTAGCGGTGCCGGCAGACGCACCCGCCTTCGACCGCATCCTCGGCCTGACCGGCCGTGATCCCGCCTGGACGTAG
- a CDS encoding AraC family transcriptional regulator, with protein sequence MERDVRELRGAWTRYQHHAFHDPSPALAPWVERYWEARWDYAESYRQKIVPYPNVHLSFGGGRADVNGVCSGYRIKVLEGRDQVFGVAFRPGCFRPFLGASVSTITDRVVPATEVFGPDLPTTLDVPTVEAFLLEHLPDDDPRVRQAVAAVELIAEDKAVTRVEHLAGVLGLSMRGLQRLFAEYVGIGPKWVIRRYRLHEVTARMAAGGAIDWAALAADLGYVDQGHFIRDFKGMFGEQPTWYAQRY encoded by the coding sequence GTGGAGCGGGACGTTCGTGAGCTGCGCGGTGCGTGGACCAGGTATCAGCACCACGCGTTCCACGACCCGTCGCCGGCGCTCGCGCCATGGGTGGAGCGGTACTGGGAGGCTCGCTGGGACTACGCCGAGTCCTACCGGCAGAAGATCGTGCCGTACCCGAACGTGCACCTGTCGTTCGGCGGTGGCCGCGCGGACGTCAACGGCGTGTGCAGCGGCTACCGGATCAAGGTCCTCGAGGGCCGCGACCAGGTCTTCGGCGTCGCGTTCCGGCCGGGCTGCTTCCGCCCGTTCCTCGGCGCCTCCGTCTCGACGATCACCGACCGCGTCGTCCCGGCGACCGAGGTGTTCGGCCCAGACCTGCCCACGACGCTCGATGTGCCGACCGTGGAAGCTTTCCTGCTGGAACACCTGCCGGACGACGACCCTCGGGTGCGCCAGGCGGTGGCCGCGGTCGAGCTGATCGCCGAGGACAAGGCCGTGACCAGGGTCGAGCACCTCGCCGGCGTGCTCGGGCTGAGCATGCGGGGGCTGCAACGGCTTTTCGCGGAGTACGTCGGCATCGGGCCCAAGTGGGTGATCCGCCGCTATCGCCTGCATGAGGTGACCGCACGCATGGCCGCCGGCGGGGCGATCGACTGGGCCGCGTTGGCGGCCGACCTCGGCTACGTCGACCAGGGCCACTTCATCCGCGACTTCAAGGGCATGTTCGGCGAGCAACCGACCTGGTACGCGCAGCGGTATTAG
- a CDS encoding transposase — protein MTVTACAASVQDRDGAKGALLGLYLTSPTCRFVFADAGFAGRLVGWAAQTLHTTIDIVRKPADQKGFAVLPRRWAVERTLA, from the coding sequence ATCACGGTGACCGCGTGCGCTGCGAGCGTCCAGGACCGCGACGGCGCCAAGGGCGCGCTGTTGGGGCTGTATCTGACCTCGCCCACCTGCCGGTTCGTGTTCGCCGACGCCGGTTTCGCCGGACGGCTTGTCGGATGGGCCGCCCAGACCCTGCACACAACGATCGACATCGTCCGCAAACCCGCAGATCAGAAAGGGTTTGCGGTGCTGCCCCGCCGGTGGGCGGTCGAACGCACGCTGGCCTGA
- a CDS encoding carboxymuconolactone decarboxylase family protein, giving the protein MPPRWPWPRRARIADAHPGVSDETWAKAREHYDDDQIAALLSLIAVINASNRLNVMVRNPGGSYRPGQFADMAT; this is encoded by the coding sequence GTGCCGCCGCGCTGGCCCTGGCCGAGGAGGGCCCGCATCGCCGACGCCCACCCCGGCGTGTCCGACGAGACCTGGGCGAAGGCCCGCGAGCACTACGACGACGACCAGATTGCCGCCCTGCTCTCCCTGATCGCCGTGATCAACGCCAGCAACAGGCTCAACGTGATGGTCCGCAACCCGGGAGGCTCCTACCGGCCCGGCCAGTTCGCCGACATGGCGACCTGA
- a CDS encoding FG-GAP-like repeat-containing protein, with protein MKSSGSRLLLVAPVAALALAAVGVAGTAGTAQAAPTPRPPRGDAVVKATPSLMAPKVAASATAAAPASAKLSLRGQYQSTNYKCVPTSASMSLSTFGVSVSQDTLATKMGTTAAKGTSGNQSLPVMNAYVDPLGYSYGFSNASTASTMMEQVSYDVGVLKRAPVLGVWMEKLPWNAGMSGSKVGHAIIAYGYNKSAGTITVWDPWKPTGGSHTISAAKLAADMQPYGLDKVTAHTDADLASVGDLTGDGTADLAGVDRATGKLWLYPGPKSAASGRSLIGNGGWNGMTELTGIGDLTGDGKPDLIAAQKSDGTLWLYPGGTKALGTRIKIGNGAWNGMKDLTGIGDLTGDGKPDLIAAQKSDGTLWLYPGGTKALGTRIKIGNSGWNGMTKLVGVQDITGDGKSDLIAVRVSEGTLWVYPGASKALGTRKELGSGWGGIRSLTYTGDITGDDKSDLIGVQSNTGVMYVYAGRATGFAARVQLTSGWNG; from the coding sequence ATGAAGTCGTCCGGCAGCCGCCTGCTGTTGGTGGCCCCGGTGGCCGCGCTCGCGTTGGCGGCCGTAGGAGTGGCGGGAACGGCGGGGACCGCGCAGGCGGCTCCGACCCCTCGACCACCGCGAGGCGATGCGGTCGTCAAGGCGACTCCTTCTCTCATGGCGCCGAAGGTCGCCGCCTCGGCGACCGCCGCGGCGCCCGCCTCGGCGAAGCTGTCGCTGCGGGGCCAGTACCAGAGCACGAACTACAAGTGCGTGCCCACCTCGGCGTCGATGAGTCTGTCGACGTTCGGGGTGTCCGTCAGCCAGGACACCCTGGCCACCAAGATGGGCACGACGGCGGCCAAGGGCACCAGCGGCAACCAGTCGCTGCCCGTGATGAACGCGTACGTGGACCCGCTCGGCTACAGCTACGGCTTCTCCAACGCCTCGACGGCGTCGACGATGATGGAGCAGGTCTCCTACGACGTCGGCGTGCTCAAGCGGGCTCCCGTCCTCGGTGTGTGGATGGAGAAGCTGCCGTGGAACGCCGGCATGAGCGGCTCCAAGGTCGGCCACGCGATCATCGCCTACGGCTACAACAAGAGCGCCGGCACGATCACCGTCTGGGATCCGTGGAAGCCCACCGGCGGTTCGCACACCATCTCCGCCGCGAAGCTCGCCGCGGACATGCAGCCCTACGGCTTGGACAAGGTCACCGCGCACACCGACGCCGACCTGGCGAGCGTCGGGGACCTGACCGGTGACGGCACCGCCGACCTGGCCGGCGTCGACCGTGCGACCGGGAAGCTGTGGCTCTACCCCGGCCCGAAGTCGGCCGCCTCGGGCCGGAGCCTGATCGGGAACGGCGGCTGGAACGGCATGACCGAGCTCACCGGCATCGGCGACCTCACCGGTGACGGCAAGCCCGACCTCATCGCCGCCCAGAAGTCCGACGGCACGCTCTGGCTCTACCCCGGCGGCACGAAGGCCCTCGGCACCCGCATCAAGATCGGAAACGGCGCCTGGAACGGCATGAAGGACCTCACCGGCATCGGCGACCTCACCGGTGACGGCAAGCCCGACCTCATCGCCGCCCAGAAGTCCGACGGCACGCTCTGGCTCTACCCCGGCGGCACGAAGGCCCTCGGCACCCGCATCAAGATCGGTAACAGCGGCTGGAACGGCATGACGAAGCTGGTCGGCGTCCAGGACATCACCGGCGACGGCAAGTCCGACCTGATCGCGGTGCGCGTCTCCGAGGGCACGCTGTGGGTCTACCCCGGCGCGTCGAAGGCGCTCGGCACCCGCAAGGAGCTCGGCTCCGGATGGGGCGGCATCCGCTCGCTCACCTACACCGGCGACATCACCGGCGACGACAAGTCCGACCTCATCGGCGTGCAGAGCAACACCGGCGTGATGTACGTCTACGCGGGCCGCGCGACCGGATTCGCCGCACGGGTGCAGCTCACCTCCGGCTGGAACGGTTGA
- a CDS encoding cytochrome b, with product MQVQARWVGRWSRQARTDHWSFLFAQLAIHSFLVLIVTGAFLTVFFDPDMTQVTYNGSYGPLRGIPVSEAYASTLDISLDVRGGLLMRQIHHWAALIFVAAITLQLLRLFFTGAFRRPRGLNWLVWVTVLVLGMVTAWTGTILPDDMLSGGSLGLLQGVTQAIPLVGTSLTFLIFGDEFPGEKIIPRLYWLHILVLPAVLAVLFVLRHRLVREHGHTRFPGAFSGPASRGSAVAFLLATGGVLALLGTFAQINPVWQYGPYRPGDITAGAVPGWYMGFLDGAVRIMPGWELSVAGHPITLAVLVPALLMPGAFFTVLAAYPWIERRLTGDRGIHHVLDRPRDAATRTAVGAAGIAFYGLLWAAAANDQIAHNFHLCLYDVTWFFRVAVFAGPPLVYAVTRLICLGLAYRDQKESEHGRETGRILMSPEGGFSEIHEAPHRPRELTH from the coding sequence ATGCAGGTACAAGCCCGCTGGGTGGGACGGTGGTCGCGGCAGGCGCGGACCGATCATTGGTCGTTCTTGTTCGCCCAACTCGCCATCCACTCTTTCCTGGTGCTCATCGTCACGGGCGCGTTCCTGACCGTTTTCTTCGACCCCGATATGACGCAGGTCACCTATAACGGCTCGTACGGGCCGCTGCGGGGCATCCCGGTCAGCGAGGCGTACGCGTCGACGCTGGACATCAGCCTCGACGTGCGCGGCGGACTGCTCATGCGGCAGATTCACCACTGGGCCGCGCTGATATTCGTCGCCGCGATCACCCTGCAGTTGCTGCGGCTGTTCTTCACCGGCGCGTTCCGCCGCCCACGCGGCCTCAACTGGCTGGTCTGGGTGACCGTACTGGTGCTGGGCATGGTGACGGCCTGGACCGGCACAATTCTGCCGGACGACATGTTGTCCGGCGGCAGCCTCGGGCTCCTCCAAGGCGTGACCCAAGCGATTCCGCTGGTCGGCACCAGCCTAACGTTCTTGATCTTCGGCGATGAGTTTCCGGGAGAAAAGATCATTCCCCGGCTCTACTGGCTGCACATCCTCGTGCTTCCAGCGGTCCTGGCCGTCCTGTTCGTCCTCCGCCACCGGCTCGTCCGCGAGCACGGCCACACCCGTTTTCCCGGCGCCTTCTCGGGACCTGCGTCGCGCGGCTCAGCGGTGGCGTTTCTGCTGGCCACTGGCGGGGTTCTCGCGCTCCTCGGCACGTTTGCGCAGATCAACCCGGTCTGGCAGTACGGCCCGTACCGGCCAGGGGACATTACCGCCGGAGCGGTGCCCGGCTGGTACATGGGCTTCCTGGACGGAGCCGTGCGGATCATGCCGGGCTGGGAACTCAGCGTGGCCGGCCACCCGATCACTCTCGCGGTGCTCGTGCCCGCGCTTCTCATGCCGGGGGCGTTCTTCACCGTCCTGGCGGCCTATCCCTGGATCGAACGGCGGCTTACCGGCGATCGCGGCATTCACCACGTTCTGGACCGTCCCCGCGACGCGGCGACCCGTACGGCAGTGGGCGCGGCCGGCATCGCCTTCTATGGATTGCTGTGGGCCGCGGCCGCCAACGACCAGATCGCACACAACTTTCACCTGTGCTTGTACGACGTCACCTGGTTCTTCCGGGTGGCCGTCTTCGCCGGACCGCCGCTCGTCTACGCCGTCACCCGGTTGATCTGCCTCGGGCTGGCCTACAGGGACCAGAAGGAGTCCGAGCACGGCCGCGAGACCGGACGGATCCTGATGAGTCCGGAAGGCGGTTTCAGTGAGATTCACGAAGCCCCACACAGGCCCCGCGAACTGACACATTGA
- a CDS encoding cytochrome P450, giving the protein MHEEIFLPATYAAGVPYATFAELRAASPVAWIGEPAVGPWPAGPGFWAVFRHADVKHVLRSPDLFSSGLGATQIRDPDTPEDLAFVRAMMLNQDPPDHSRLRRIVAAAFTPRAVRALEDTINERARTLVASALGEDTDFVELAADLPVWTLAHIMGVPDSDRRLLYDWASRVIGYQDPDYAGLSTADAASMSPMAREAMKHRPSETVRPDGRPINPRSHAALADMFSYAHALAAEKRSRPSGDIMSRMLEGGLTAHEFENMFFLFAVAGNETLRNGIPGGLLTLLDHPAELARLRADPSLLPSAVEEMLRHWPPVMDFRRTATAPLDLGGQTIEAGDKVVVYHASANRDETVFPSPDRFDVARTPNDHVSFGFGPHFCLGAHLARTQMRAVFRELLPHDVTLTGTPVRLASNFQNGLKHLPVHLTPTP; this is encoded by the coding sequence ATGCACGAGGAGATCTTCCTGCCCGCCACCTATGCCGCCGGCGTCCCCTACGCGACGTTCGCCGAGCTCCGCGCCGCGTCACCGGTCGCCTGGATCGGCGAACCGGCCGTCGGCCCCTGGCCCGCGGGCCCCGGCTTCTGGGCGGTCTTCCGGCACGCCGACGTCAAGCACGTCCTGCGCTCCCCGGACCTGTTCTCCTCGGGCCTCGGCGCCACCCAGATCCGCGACCCCGACACGCCCGAGGACCTCGCCTTCGTCCGCGCGATGATGCTGAACCAGGACCCACCGGACCACTCCCGCCTGCGCCGCATCGTCGCCGCCGCGTTCACCCCCCGCGCCGTCCGCGCCCTGGAGGACACGATCAACGAACGGGCGCGCACTCTCGTGGCCTCCGCCCTCGGCGAGGACACCGACTTCGTCGAGCTCGCCGCGGACCTCCCCGTCTGGACGCTGGCCCACATCATGGGCGTCCCCGACTCCGACCGCCGCCTCCTCTACGACTGGGCGTCCCGCGTCATCGGCTACCAGGACCCCGACTACGCCGGCCTCTCCACCGCCGACGCCGCCTCGATGAGCCCCATGGCCCGCGAGGCGATGAAGCACCGCCCGTCCGAGACCGTGCGCCCCGACGGCCGCCCGATCAACCCGCGCTCCCACGCGGCCCTCGCCGACATGTTCTCCTACGCCCACGCCCTCGCCGCCGAGAAGCGCTCCCGCCCGTCCGGCGACATCATGTCCCGCATGCTCGAAGGCGGGCTCACCGCCCACGAGTTCGAGAACATGTTCTTCCTCTTCGCCGTCGCGGGGAACGAGACCCTCCGCAACGGCATCCCGGGCGGCCTGCTCACCCTCCTCGACCACCCCGCCGAACTCGCCCGCCTCCGCGCCGACCCGTCCCTCCTGCCGTCCGCGGTCGAGGAGATGCTCCGCCACTGGCCTCCCGTCATGGACTTCCGCCGCACCGCCACGGCGCCGCTCGACCTCGGCGGCCAGACCATCGAGGCCGGCGACAAGGTCGTCGTCTACCACGCCTCCGCCAACCGCGACGAGACCGTCTTCCCCTCCCCCGACCGCTTCGACGTCGCCCGCACCCCCAACGACCACGTCAGCTTCGGCTTCGGCCCCCACTTCTGCCTGGGCGCCCACCTGGCCCGCACCCAGATGCGCGCCGTCTTCCGCGAACTCCTCCCCCACGACGTCACCCTCACCGGCACCCCCGTCCGCCTGGCCTCCAACTTCCAGAACGGCCTGAAGCACCTCCCCGTCCACCTGACCCCCACCCCCTAA
- a CDS encoding PaaI family thioesterase: MKPEEILRDNFAPWVLDLGLVPEEVGDGTAVLRLPWSDRLAREGGALSGQALMAAADTAVVLAVSGARGSFVPMTTVQLSTTFQRPVTGRDVLVRAELSKLGRTLAFAEIDMTADGRTVAHASAVYAIIG; this comes from the coding sequence GTGAAGCCTGAAGAGATCCTCCGTGACAACTTCGCGCCGTGGGTGCTCGACCTGGGCCTGGTTCCCGAGGAGGTCGGGGACGGGACGGCGGTGCTGCGGCTGCCCTGGTCCGACCGTCTCGCCAGGGAGGGCGGCGCGCTGTCGGGGCAGGCGCTGATGGCGGCGGCCGACACGGCGGTGGTGCTGGCGGTGTCGGGGGCCAGGGGCTCGTTCGTGCCGATGACGACGGTGCAGCTCAGCACGACGTTCCAGCGGCCGGTGACGGGACGGGACGTGCTGGTGCGCGCGGAGCTGTCCAAGCTGGGCCGGACGCTGGCGTTCGCGGAGATCGACATGACCGCGGACGGACGGACGGTCGCGCATGCCAGCGCGGTTTACGCCATCATCGGCTGA
- a CDS encoding dienelactone hydrolase family protein — MTRTEKVVVADGEFDLRVWGTRGPGILLLQEIFGVGEYMEAVAEDLVALGFVVAAPDMFWRIEPNWTTVHNEEALPKGMSMASQFDWERGVEDAVAALGVLKGLPGVGRAGVLGFCFGGTLAYLVAANAQVDSLVSYYGSGVPDMLDKLDAIQAPTQFHFGGDDAYIPREDVAKVERAVGQRDHMEIHVQEDGGHAFHNRKAPMFYQPEPAARAWRLTEEFLRRTLPA, encoded by the coding sequence ATGACGCGTACAGAGAAGGTCGTCGTCGCGGACGGCGAGTTCGACCTGCGGGTGTGGGGGACGCGCGGTCCCGGGATCCTGCTCCTCCAGGAGATCTTCGGTGTCGGCGAGTACATGGAGGCGGTCGCCGAGGACCTGGTCGCGCTGGGGTTCGTCGTGGCGGCGCCCGACATGTTCTGGCGGATCGAGCCGAACTGGACGACCGTGCACAACGAGGAGGCCCTGCCCAAGGGGATGTCGATGGCCTCCCAGTTCGACTGGGAGAGGGGCGTAGAGGACGCTGTGGCGGCGCTGGGGGTTCTCAAGGGGCTGCCAGGGGTGGGCCGGGCGGGCGTCCTGGGGTTCTGCTTCGGCGGGACGTTGGCGTACCTGGTGGCGGCGAACGCCCAGGTCGATTCGCTCGTCTCGTACTACGGGTCGGGTGTGCCGGACATGCTGGACAAGCTCGACGCCATCCAGGCGCCCACGCAGTTCCACTTCGGCGGCGACGACGCGTACATCCCTCGTGAGGACGTCGCCAAGGTGGAACGTGCGGTCGGGCAGAGGGACCACATGGAGATCCACGTCCAGGAAGACGGCGGGCACGCGTTCCACAACCGCAAGGCGCCGATGTTCTACCAGCCGGAGCCTGCCGCGCGCGCTTGGCGGCTCACAGAGGAGTTCCTGCGGCGGACCCTGCCGGCTTAG
- a CDS encoding C40 family peptidase, with protein sequence MSGLVLTTTSALGASVLAAGPVQAAAPQRATLAAAPAATVTTKTVTAKQARIAKQKKRAAYAVRYAAKQIGDRYRYGGTGPGSWDCSGLAGGSWRKAGVKLPRTTQQIYKAVHKKVSWKGAVKGDLLFFYGGRTHMGVYAGHGYMIHAPSSGKRVKKIKLNGYYKRNFHGAVRPGI encoded by the coding sequence GTGAGCGGGCTCGTGCTCACCACGACCTCCGCGCTCGGCGCGTCCGTCCTGGCGGCAGGGCCCGTGCAGGCCGCGGCGCCGCAGCGGGCGACCCTCGCCGCCGCACCGGCCGCGACGGTCACCACCAAGACCGTGACCGCCAAGCAGGCCCGGATCGCGAAGCAGAAGAAGCGCGCCGCCTACGCCGTGAGGTACGCGGCCAAGCAGATCGGCGACCGCTACCGCTACGGCGGGACGGGCCCCGGCTCGTGGGACTGCTCCGGGCTGGCCGGAGGATCCTGGCGCAAGGCCGGGGTGAAGCTCCCCCGGACCACCCAGCAGATCTACAAGGCGGTGCACAAGAAGGTCTCCTGGAAGGGCGCCGTCAAGGGCGACCTGCTGTTCTTCTACGGCGGCAGGACCCACATGGGCGTCTACGCCGGCCACGGCTACATGATCCACGCGCCGAGCTCCGGCAAGCGGGTCAAGAAGATCAAGCTGAACGGCTACTACAAGCGCAACTTCCACGGCGCCGTCCGGCCCGGTATCTGA